TTGATCCTCGCATTTCTTCATAAAGTTCTCTACAAGTGGAGCAGTCTTTCCCGGCTTGCCGGTGTTAAGCAGGAAGATGGCATCGTCGGCCGTCAGGTTGTACTTGGGGATGCCAACAGCACTGATACTCTGGTCCTCCCCAATTAACAGGGGGTGTTTCATATAGCAGATCAAAGGATCTATTCCGGAACTTGTGCCATGAAACCAGGACTCCAGTACTGCCAGGTCCTTCTTTAGCTGCAAGGTGCCGCTATTGTCGGATGCCCTACGAGGATAGGCATGTTCGGTCTTGTAACTGTGATAAAGTGCAGCTACCAGAGCGCCACTGCTGCCTAGGCCGTAGCCTTCGGGTATCGATGACTCAAAGTACAGACCCTTATCAAGGTCCCTGCCGAGTCGTACTGTGTCAAAGTTTTCCGGAAGCCGTCCTTCCTTCTCAAGGCTTAGCAGATGCTCGTAATACTCCCTGAGCAGCACATTGCTGCGACGGGCGTAGTCCAGGTCGGTATATCTGTTTTTGTTGATAAAACCCAGTGAACCGTTAAAATGGGCATAGGGAATTGTAAGACCCATAGAGCCCAATATGATACTGTACTCACCAAAGAGCATTATCTTGGAGTGGAAGAACTCGCTTTTATAGCTATTTTTTGGCATGGTCTGCTTTCTCAGTTTTTCATCCTATCAAGCCAGGATCAAATCTCGTCAATATTTCTTTCAGGACCGGGACCTATCTCATCATAGATCAGCTTTTGCTCGTGGCAAAGTGCACTTAGTTCCTTCTCTATAAAACTCCTTACTTTTTCCTCCTCTGAAGCGGGGTAAAGAAGGTGAACATTGGGTCCTGCATCCATGCTGAAGCCAATAGTCAGTCCACCGGCCCTGGCTTCCCTGATCAGTGCCAGAGCACTGATAGTGTTGGGGTGGAGCAGGGTATAGGAGGGTGTCGAACTCATCATTAATCCATGCAATGAGAGTGCCTCATTTTCCGCTATTTCAAAAAACTCATCCCAGTCACCATCCTTCAGTATTCCGAGGAGTCTTTCGGTATGGTCCTTTGCCTGGCCAATCCTGGCATCACGATAGGGGTGGAAGTCCATCAGACTATGTCCCTCGCTGCTGCTGACCTTCTTTTTGGCAGGATCGATAATCAGGATTGCATTGCGTATGGTTTTGAAGTCGTCTGCTACTTCCTCAACGGGGATGGCATACATATCCGAACTGCCTTTCAGGCCCTCAAATCTGCCCCACAGGGTCCAGCCTCCGTAAACGGATCGTGCAGCACTGCCAGAGCCCAAGCGTGCCAATC
The genomic region above belongs to Xiashengella succiniciproducens and contains:
- the mvaD gene encoding diphosphomevalonate decarboxylase, encoding MTLIREIRAEAEWVSPSNLAIVKYWGKKNIQEPLNPSISFTLRQAVTRTRIKAEPAVEGGFTFSLNGKVKESFNDKIEAFMLHARRHLPFIRKHHLYIESSNTFPHSSGIASSASSMSALALGLIELHNLSLGKEDTQPDRMMASGLARLGSGSAARSVYGGWTLWGRFEGLKGSSDMYAIPVEEVADDFKTIRNAILIIDPAKKKVSSSEGHSLMDFHPYRDARIGQAKDHTERLLGILKDGDWDEFFEIAENEALSLHGLMMSSTPSYTLLHPNTISALALIREARAGGLTIGFSMDAGPNVHLLYPASEEEKVRSFIEKELSALCHEQKLIYDEIGPGPERNIDEI
- a CDS encoding mevalonate kinase, with product MPKNSYKSEFFHSKIMLFGEYSIILGSMGLTIPYAHFNGSLGFINKNRYTDLDYARRSNVLLREYYEHLLSLEKEGRLPENFDTVRLGRDLDKGLYFESSIPEGYGLGSSGALVAALYHSYKTEHAYPRRASDNSGTLQLKKDLAVLESWFHGTSSGIDPLICYMKHPLLIGEDQSISAVGIPKYNLTADDAIFLLNTGKPGKTAPLVENFMKKCEDQSFLDLMKKEYIPVNNNCIKYLTGGDLDKFTDYLRELSLFQATHFSAMIPASVEMEWIYGISTGKYLLKLCGSGGGGFALGFTRDFGEVRKLFADKGMEIIPVYQTK